From a region of the Myxococcus stipitatus genome:
- a CDS encoding helix-turn-helix transcriptional regulator, producing MRADRLVSLMMMLQTRPRRTAGELARELQVSERTIHRDLDALSRSGVPVYATRGSTGGVALVDGWRTQLTGLTRAELHALAAMGGAPGGLGALGLSGPLRSGLVKLAAALPALQQPALEYARQRLHVDASSFFAEKEDVPHLGALRDATWQNQRVSLTYRDFDGKRGRRVVDPYALVLKAERWYLVAGTDAGPRVYRGARIEAARLRPETFERPARFDLLAFWKDWCARFAEQRASYEVTLRLTEEAEATLRRMRPGADAPRFDAGTKARDGQRTVTVDFERQSIALAQVLEAGRGVEVVAPLALRSRLVELAREVLAAHGEDAPARRRARATPP from the coding sequence ATGCGCGCGGACCGACTCGTCAGCCTGATGATGATGCTGCAGACCCGTCCCAGGAGGACCGCGGGCGAGCTGGCGCGCGAGCTCCAGGTCTCCGAGCGGACCATCCACCGGGACCTCGACGCGCTGTCGCGCTCGGGCGTGCCCGTCTATGCGACGCGCGGCTCGACGGGAGGCGTGGCGCTCGTCGACGGCTGGCGCACGCAGCTCACGGGGCTGACGCGCGCGGAGCTGCACGCGCTGGCGGCCATGGGCGGAGCGCCCGGGGGCCTGGGCGCGCTGGGGTTGTCCGGCCCCCTGCGCAGCGGCCTGGTGAAGCTCGCCGCCGCGCTGCCCGCGCTGCAACAACCCGCGCTGGAGTACGCGCGCCAGCGGCTGCACGTGGACGCGTCATCGTTCTTCGCGGAGAAGGAGGACGTGCCCCACCTGGGCGCGCTGCGGGACGCGACGTGGCAGAACCAGCGCGTCTCGCTGACGTACCGCGACTTCGACGGCAAGCGGGGCCGGCGCGTCGTGGACCCCTACGCGCTCGTGTTGAAGGCCGAGCGCTGGTACCTGGTGGCGGGCACGGACGCGGGGCCACGCGTGTACCGGGGAGCGCGCATCGAGGCGGCGCGGTTGCGTCCGGAGACCTTCGAGCGCCCCGCCCGGTTCGACCTGCTGGCCTTCTGGAAGGACTGGTGCGCGCGCTTCGCCGAGCAGCGCGCGAGCTACGAGGTGACGCTGCGCCTGACGGAGGAGGCGGAGGCGACGCTGCGCCGCATGCGCCCGGGCGCCGACGCGCCGAGGTTCGACGCGGGCACGAAGGCGAGGGATGGACAGCGCACCGTCACCGTGGACTTCGAGCGACAGTCCATCGCGCTCGCCCAGGTCCTGGAGGCGGGGCGCGGCGTCGAGGTGGTGGCGCCCCTGGCGCTACGGTCCCGGCTCGTCGAGCTGGCGCGCGAGGTGCTCGCCGCCCACGGAGAAGACGCGCCGGCCCGCCGCCGGGCGCGCGCTACTCCTCCATGA
- a CDS encoding SDR family oxidoreductase, translating into MNSKPLEGRIALVAGATRGAGRGIATMLGAAGATVYCTGRSVRGRPASGAHRPEVLEETAEQVTALGGRGIALRVDHTVEEEVAALCERIQKEEGRIDVLVNDIWGCDAISEFGVPFWKQSPALARTMFERAVLTHLITSRHAVPVMLPQERGLIVEITDGDSFGYRGSLAYDLVKMAVIRMAFSMSRELRRTHLTALAVTPGFLRSEEMLDNFGVTEATWRDAVAKEPDFIASETPAYVGRAVAALAADPHVATKAGRVHSSWGLAREYGFTDLDGTQPNWAEHFERVYQKPYRVADAAAYASWLEGPIEIVRPQWPIY; encoded by the coding sequence ATGAATTCGAAGCCACTCGAAGGACGCATCGCCCTGGTCGCCGGCGCCACCCGGGGCGCGGGACGCGGAATCGCCACCATGCTCGGCGCGGCGGGCGCCACCGTCTACTGCACGGGCCGCAGCGTTCGAGGACGCCCCGCGTCCGGCGCCCACCGGCCGGAGGTCCTCGAGGAGACCGCCGAGCAGGTCACCGCGCTCGGCGGGCGGGGCATCGCCCTGCGCGTGGACCACACGGTGGAGGAGGAGGTCGCGGCCCTGTGCGAGCGCATCCAGAAGGAGGAGGGGCGCATCGACGTGCTCGTCAACGACATCTGGGGCTGCGACGCCATCTCCGAGTTCGGCGTGCCGTTCTGGAAGCAGTCGCCCGCCCTGGCCCGCACCATGTTCGAGCGCGCCGTCCTCACCCACCTCATCACCAGCCGCCACGCGGTGCCCGTCATGCTCCCGCAGGAGCGCGGCCTCATCGTCGAAATCACGGACGGAGACTCGTTCGGCTACCGCGGCAGCCTCGCGTACGACCTGGTGAAGATGGCCGTCATCCGGATGGCCTTCTCCATGTCGCGCGAGCTGCGTCGCACCCACCTCACCGCGCTCGCGGTGACGCCGGGCTTCCTGCGCTCCGAGGAGATGCTCGACAACTTCGGCGTGACCGAGGCCACCTGGCGCGACGCCGTGGCGAAGGAGCCGGACTTCATCGCCTCGGAGACACCCGCGTACGTGGGTCGCGCCGTGGCCGCGCTCGCCGCCGACCCCCACGTCGCCACCAAGGCCGGCCGCGTCCACAGCTCCTGGGGACTGGCGCGCGAGTACGGCTTCACCGACCTGGACGGCACCCAGCCGAACTGGGCCGAACACTTCGAGCGTGTCTACCAGAAGCCCTACCGCGTGGCCGATGCCGCGGCCTACGCGTCCTGGCTCGAGGGCCCCATCGAGATCGTCCGCCCTCAGTGGCCCATCTACTGA
- a CDS encoding isoprenyl transferase has protein sequence MERPLVVSALENQVKARPLPRHVGIIMDGNGRWAESRGLDRLEGHREGSSSVREVTRTARRLGIQALTLYAFSSQNWARPAEEVAGLMDLLREYLEGERAEILDNGIRLNAVGDVDRLPRYVRDPLDRLIADSAHNTGMVLSLALSYGGREEILQAARRMAEAISRGDLAPGRLEESDFESFLWTHGLPPLDLVVRTSGELRISNFLLWQLAYAELCFTDALWPDFRTEEFLRCVAQYQQRERRFGLTSAQVKREDPPQQAKA, from the coding sequence ATGGAACGCCCCCTAGTGGTTTCCGCCCTCGAAAATCAGGTCAAGGCCCGGCCGTTGCCGCGCCACGTGGGCATCATCATGGATGGCAACGGCCGGTGGGCGGAGTCGCGGGGGTTGGACCGGCTCGAGGGCCACCGCGAGGGGAGCTCCAGCGTGCGGGAGGTGACCCGCACCGCCCGTCGCCTGGGCATCCAGGCCCTCACGTTGTACGCCTTCTCCTCCCAGAACTGGGCCCGCCCGGCCGAGGAGGTCGCCGGGCTGATGGACCTGCTGCGGGAGTACCTGGAGGGGGAGCGCGCGGAGATTCTCGACAACGGCATTCGCCTCAACGCGGTGGGGGACGTCGACCGGCTGCCCCGCTACGTGCGCGACCCGTTGGACAGGCTGATCGCCGACTCCGCCCACAACACGGGCATGGTGCTGTCGCTGGCGCTCTCCTACGGGGGGCGGGAGGAGATCCTCCAGGCCGCCCGGCGCATGGCGGAGGCCATCTCCCGGGGTGACCTGGCGCCGGGGCGGCTGGAGGAGTCCGACTTCGAGTCCTTCCTCTGGACGCACGGGCTGCCGCCGCTGGACCTGGTGGTCCGCACCAGCGGCGAGCTGCGCATCTCCAACTTCCTGCTCTGGCAGCTGGCGTACGCGGAGCTGTGCTTCACGGACGCGCTCTGGCCGGACTTCCGCACCGAGGAGTTCCTCCGCTGCGTGGCGCAGTACCAGCAGCGCGAGCGGCGCTTCGGTCTCACTTCCGCCCAGGTCAAGCGGGAGGACCCCCCTCAACAGGCCAAGGCGTGA
- a CDS encoding phosphatidate cytidylyltransferase has product MNDKNRNLVVRIVTAVTLLPLVLLLLFLGGVWSAGLLGFAAAACVGEYYLIVQKRLTAASWVGMAFAAVMPFLPLKNAAGTGETAFWLTVVFAFFAWIYHLFKGPLAEAPTRTAHLVNGFLYGAVGLTALSALRLFPGTGLAWVICALTITWANDTAAYFFGRFLGRHKLYPEVSPNKTWEGFFGGMLGSVGGMFIARGFFFPVFTVWDCVLLGLAGGVLGPIGDLCESMLKRAYGVKDSGFLIPGHGGVLDRIDALLFNAPLVFVYVQFVRGLLP; this is encoded by the coding sequence GTGAACGACAAGAACCGAAACCTCGTCGTGCGCATCGTGACGGCGGTGACGCTCCTGCCGCTCGTGTTGCTGCTGCTGTTCCTGGGTGGCGTGTGGAGCGCGGGCCTCTTGGGGTTCGCCGCCGCGGCGTGCGTGGGGGAGTACTACCTCATCGTCCAGAAGCGGCTGACGGCGGCCTCCTGGGTGGGCATGGCCTTCGCGGCGGTGATGCCGTTCCTGCCGCTCAAGAACGCCGCGGGCACGGGCGAGACGGCCTTCTGGCTCACCGTCGTCTTCGCGTTCTTCGCGTGGATCTACCACCTGTTCAAGGGGCCGCTGGCGGAGGCCCCCACGCGCACGGCGCACCTGGTCAACGGCTTCCTCTATGGCGCGGTGGGGCTGACGGCCCTGTCCGCGCTGCGTCTGTTCCCCGGAACCGGGCTGGCGTGGGTCATCTGCGCGCTGACCATCACCTGGGCCAACGACACCGCGGCCTACTTCTTCGGCCGCTTCCTGGGCAGGCACAAGCTCTACCCGGAGGTGAGCCCGAACAAGACGTGGGAGGGCTTCTTCGGAGGCATGCTGGGGTCGGTGGGCGGCATGTTCATCGCCCGGGGCTTCTTCTTCCCCGTCTTCACGGTGTGGGACTGTGTGCTGCTGGGCCTGGCTGGCGGGGTGCTCGGCCCCATCGGGGACCTGTGCGAGTCCATGCTCAAGCGCGCGTACGGCGTGAAGGACTCCGGGTTCCTCATCCCCGGCCACGGCGGGGTGCTGGACCGCATCGACGCGCTCCTGTTCAACGCGCCGCTGGTGTTCGTCTACGTGCAGTTCGTGCGAGGGCTGTTGCCGTAG
- the rseP gene encoding RIP metalloprotease RseP, with protein MFSLQGIGAFLLLLGVLVTVHELGHFLVAKACGVKVLKFSIGFGPKLVGFTKGETEYQIALLPLGGYVKMAGDLPHEELDPKEASRGFLAQPPWKRGLIVLAGPAFNFIFPVLVYFFVFISPHQTTSTLVSSLDPGMPAALGGVQPGDRVKSVDGVPVRSFEDMRDAFEGRFERPIPLVVERDGKTLTLTVTPRKTVETSIIDTVERGMIGVYPAPFPPTVGVPPGSPAQAAGLRTFDRVLSINGVNVADEVALYRELNHLPEGAPLKLVVRRMVPVDAGAVTGAMPELVEVSMARQPGTGLAALGAESSNLYIGTVYPGSAAAKAGLQPGDRILSLNGEKLESFSSLQAKLSTLREEPFTLSWRGADGVEKTEQLTQARVEFEDVMGNKSSPLILGAARYLPPSADRGFEDKVSIQYSPGEALRRAALRVPQLIGQTVKSLGGLFVGTVPLDQLGGPVMMAQLAARTAAMGSDAFLDLMGAISINLGVVNLLPIPILDGFALLAAVWEGIRRRPIPMRVREVANMVGLALLFLLMLLVFKNDLTR; from the coding sequence ATGTTTTCACTCCAGGGCATCGGGGCGTTCTTGCTGTTGTTGGGGGTGCTCGTCACCGTCCATGAGCTGGGCCACTTCCTCGTGGCCAAGGCCTGTGGAGTGAAGGTCCTGAAGTTCTCCATCGGCTTCGGACCGAAGCTGGTGGGGTTCACCAAGGGCGAAACCGAGTACCAGATTGCCCTGCTCCCGCTGGGCGGCTACGTGAAGATGGCGGGGGACCTCCCGCACGAGGAGCTGGACCCGAAGGAGGCCAGCCGGGGGTTCCTCGCCCAGCCGCCGTGGAAGCGGGGTCTCATCGTCCTGGCGGGGCCGGCCTTCAACTTCATCTTCCCCGTCCTCGTCTACTTCTTCGTCTTCATCAGCCCCCACCAGACGACGTCGACGCTGGTCAGTTCGTTGGATCCGGGCATGCCCGCGGCGCTCGGGGGCGTGCAGCCGGGTGACCGGGTGAAGTCGGTGGACGGCGTGCCGGTGCGCTCGTTCGAGGACATGCGGGACGCGTTCGAGGGGCGCTTCGAGCGGCCCATCCCGCTGGTCGTGGAGCGCGACGGCAAGACGCTGACGCTGACGGTGACGCCGCGCAAGACGGTGGAGACGTCCATCATCGACACCGTGGAGCGGGGGATGATCGGCGTGTATCCGGCCCCCTTCCCGCCGACGGTGGGCGTGCCCCCGGGCTCCCCCGCCCAGGCGGCCGGGCTGCGCACGTTCGACCGCGTCCTGTCCATCAACGGCGTGAACGTCGCGGACGAGGTCGCGCTCTACCGCGAGCTGAACCACCTGCCGGAGGGCGCGCCGTTGAAGCTGGTGGTGCGCCGCATGGTGCCGGTGGACGCCGGCGCGGTGACGGGCGCGATGCCGGAGCTGGTGGAGGTGTCCATGGCGCGGCAGCCGGGCACGGGCCTGGCGGCGCTGGGCGCGGAGTCCTCCAACCTGTACATCGGCACCGTCTACCCGGGCAGCGCGGCGGCCAAGGCCGGTCTCCAGCCGGGTGACCGCATCCTCTCCCTCAACGGCGAGAAGCTGGAGTCGTTCTCCTCCCTCCAGGCGAAGCTGAGCACCCTGCGCGAGGAGCCCTTCACGCTGTCGTGGCGGGGCGCGGACGGCGTGGAGAAGACGGAGCAGCTCACCCAGGCGCGCGTCGAATTCGAGGACGTGATGGGCAACAAGTCCTCGCCGCTCATCCTGGGCGCGGCGCGCTACCTGCCGCCCTCGGCCGACCGCGGCTTCGAGGACAAGGTCTCCATCCAGTACTCGCCCGGCGAGGCGCTGCGCCGCGCGGCCCTGCGCGTGCCCCAGCTCATCGGCCAGACGGTGAAGTCGCTGGGCGGCCTGTTCGTGGGCACCGTGCCGTTGGACCAGCTCGGCGGGCCGGTGATGATGGCCCAGCTGGCGGCGCGCACCGCGGCCATGGGCTCGGACGCGTTCCTCGACCTGATGGGGGCCATCTCCATCAACCTGGGCGTGGTCAACCTCTTGCCCATCCCCATCCTGGACGGCTTCGCGCTCCTGGCCGCCGTCTGGGAGGGCATCCGCCGGCGCCCCATCCCCATGCGGGTGCGAGAGGTGGCGAACATGGTGGGCCTGGCGCTGCTGTTCCTCTTGATGCTGCTCGTCTTCAAGAACGACCTGACCCGCTGA
- a CDS encoding septal ring lytic transglycosylase RlpA family protein, translating into MRASTAVLLLGLGLTTACASRAVKPDPVEAPPPPSDSPKVTRRGQMPRTYVGEGLASFYGPGLHGRPTASGERFDQNALTAAHRKERFGACLRVVNMENGRSVEVRVNDRGPFVEGRIIDVSRAAATKLGMVDKGVVRVRLYRCRATVSEIPQAMWAAPV; encoded by the coding sequence ATGCGCGCGAGCACCGCCGTCCTCCTCCTCGGCCTGGGACTGACGACCGCCTGCGCCTCGCGCGCCGTGAAGCCGGACCCGGTGGAGGCGCCGCCCCCGCCGTCCGACTCGCCCAAGGTGACGCGGCGCGGGCAGATGCCGCGCACCTACGTGGGGGAGGGGCTGGCCTCGTTCTATGGCCCGGGGCTGCATGGCCGGCCCACGGCCAGCGGCGAGCGCTTCGACCAGAACGCCCTCACCGCGGCGCACCGCAAGGAGCGCTTCGGTGCGTGCCTCCGCGTGGTGAACATGGAGAACGGCCGCTCGGTGGAGGTCCGGGTGAACGACCGGGGGCCCTTCGTGGAGGGGCGCATCATCGACGTGTCGCGCGCGGCGGCCACGAAGCTGGGGATGGTGGACAAGGGCGTGGTGCGCGTGCGGCTGTACCGCTGCCGCGCCACCGTGTCGGAGATTCCCCAAGCAATGTGGGCCGCGCCGGTGTAG